The genomic interval AAGCTATTTAAATATTTCCATTGCTCGATACATAATTTGACAGGTCCATGATTTTTTAGGTGTTTCAGAAAAATACTATTAACCAACATGTTAACTAATCGATTACCTTAAATTGGGTCCATATTATGATGAATTTCAATTGCAACGAGCCGTATTTTctgatatatatacacatatattttctattttttgacAAATAAATCCGTAAATTATGATTACACGTTTTATTCTCAAATATATTCATTAAAATTATGCTAAGGTTAGCATTTTCTCATTAAACAAATATCAAAACTTTTCAatctaaatttattataattgagtCTCAAATTCGAAACTTCGTCCAAACATAAGATATCAGTttcatataaaatataagttatcAGTCAATTATGAATGCACAATTACCCATTTCTTGTTTGAAGAATTGTAATTAGTACAAGTTATTAGCCTAAAAAAACGTACCTTTCCAGCATCTTGCCAGGTAACACCGGTGAGCCACTCCACAGTGATGGCGCCGAGAGTAGCGAGCATGGCCCACCTGCCGTGGATCAGCTCGCATTCCCTGAACCTCTGCAACCCGAACACCTCGCTATAAGGCTGGAACGGCGTCGATTTCACGTCGGCGGCCTCAGTTCTGGTCCCGATAATGTCACCGGCGGGGTTCTTGGCCAGGTTCTGGTCAAGCGAGTCCAACTCGAACTGCAGGTACTCAGCGGGCTTGCCCAGACCAAACGGGTCGAAACCGTAGTCTCCGATGAGGGACCCGTCGAGATAATCGGGAGCTGTGGCGCCGGGATACCACAACGGCCGGTCAGTGGAGAACTTCTTCGCGGGTTTCTTGGCGGCCGCTTTCTTCTTTTTTCCAAATGAGAACCGTGCCTGAACCCTGACCGACCCGGATCGGGATACTGGGAGGCGAGTGCCGATGAAGGAGGATGCCGCGGCGGCGGCTGTGGAGGCGGCGGCCATTTTGTGAGGAAAGATAGAAATGGAGTTGGAGTTATGGTGGGTGTAGCAAATTGTGGTGGGGAGGATATAGAGCAGGCTATAATTGGGATGGAGAAACGCTGGCCGTTGGATTCTGGGAGTGAATCCATCTGAGGGTTGTGGAAACCCCGGCCTTATCTGATTCTTATCTGGTCGTACACGTAGGATAGCGTTCTGTGGCTGACACGAGTGCTGGAGATTacaaattaaatatctttatgTCAAACGGAGATGCCTCTGGGAAATTCGATCCTTTCTATTAAAGGCGTAATTAACTTAATTGAGTAAAATATTAGTaaaaattgatatatatatatatatatataacatttaggtgattgatttgattgtaaTGTTCCTTTTATAGACTAACCTCTCTACATTATAAATAGAGGTGTTTAGTTGTAATAAGATGCACTTGTTTTCTCTCATTCTCTCTACTAAATTtataacacgttatcagcacgagtgTTCTTCAAAGGTAAACtcattaattattttctttcGTACGTATGCTCTCGATGAAGCACAATATGTAGATTTCATACTGTGCTCTCGTAATAGCAAATATGATCTTATGATGataattttagttttatatTAATGCTCCAGAAGTAGCACaatattttatgtttatatTGATGCTCTTGAAGAAGCACAAATTCTTATTTTATGTTGGTGTTCTTAAAGCAACACTACATATTTTTATGTTGATAATCGTGATAGATCTAAGGATACAAGATCTTAAATTTACCAATATTCCTGAAGAATATTATCCAAGATCTtcaatttatattcctgaagaATATTGACTAAATACAAATTAGAAATACATTTactttatatgtttttttattttacattttGACCATTAACGTGATTGattcttaattattatttttttttcagcTTTACATATATACTAATTGATTAGTGACTTATTGcacctaattaattaattattgttgGATTTTATATTGCAATATTAGTACTGGTAAGGACTTTACATGGTTTTGAAAatcattgattaattatttccTTGATACAAGCTTTTACTATAATTGAATATGTTATTATATCTATCAAATATGTTTCTAAATATGGACATGATTAAattttgtgatattatatgacaattttaatattataacaaataaaaaaaaaaaattgtctctaaaatttcattcattattaatttctttaaatttttttcatttaacagtTGATATGGCAAATATTACCAAACTCGAATTCGAAGCACTTGACATCAGTGGAAAAAACTATTTGTCATGGATTTTGGATGCTGAGGTTCATCTTATTTCTAAAAATCTTGGAGATACGATAAAAGAAGCAAACAACGAATCCCTGCAGGATCTTGTAAAATCACTCATTTTCCTTCGTCACCATCTCGATGATGGATTGAAAGCCGAGTATCTCACTGTGAAAAACCCGCAAGAACTTTGGAAAGATCTTAAAGAAAGGTTTGACCATCAGAGAACTATAGTTCTCCCAAGAGCCCGATATGAATGGATCCACCTTCGCCTGCAAGATTTCAAATCTGTAAGCGACTATAATTCTGCATTATTCAAGATTTGTTCCAAGCTCAAACTTTGTGGAGAAAATATTTCTGATCAAGATCTACTTGAAAAAACATTCTCTACTTTCCACGCATCAAATGTGCTCCTGCAGCAGCAATATCGTGAGCGTGGATTTAAAAAATACTCTGAGCTTATTTCATGTCTACTAGTTGCTGAACAGAACAATGAACTACTGATGAAAAATCATCAAATGCGCCCAACCGGCTCTACACCATTTCCTGAAGCAAATGAAACAGCATTCCCTGAAGTGAATGCCAACTCAACCCAAATCCCTCATTATGGAAGAGGGCGTGGGCGTGGGCGTGGACGCGGACGTAGCAATGgttaaaggaaaaattatcaGCAACATGATGGAAAGAGACAGAAAACAAACCACCAGCCGTGGAAACCGAATAATGAAGAATCAGTTGGAAAACCAAAAGAATATGAAGACAAGTGTTTCAAATGTGGAACGGAGGGGCATTGGTCTCGTACCTGTCGTACGGCAAAGCATCTTGTGGATCTCTACCAAAATTCAatcaaaggaaaaggaaagatAGAGACAAATTTTGCTGATGATGATGGCCCTGTCGACATAACTCATTTAGATGTCTCTGATTTCTTTGCACAACCGGATGGGAATATTGATCATTTGATTGGGGGTGGTGTGCTAGAAAATATAGATTGATCAAATTCTGGTTCTAGTATTTTTTTTCTTGTCTTAGCtcaatatttttaatgtttttttctAGAATGTCCGCATTATTATATCTTGGTTTAAGGTTTTTCTTGAGTTGTAATAAGTGATAACTACTTTGAGAACTTTGTTTaactacaattttattttatgtattttagaGTTATAACTTACTTTATTATGCATTTATTTTTAGATTAATGAGGGAATATCAAGACGTTTGTCTAGctgatagtggtacaacacACACCATCCTTAAAAGCAAAAGGTATTTTTTAGAATTAACATTAGCTGAAAATAATGTTATAACAATATCGGGTGCATCAAAAATTATTGAAGGCCATGGAAAGGCAAAATTCATTTTACCAAATGAGACAAGCCTATATATTAAAaatgctctatatgctagcaaaTCCAATAGAAATTTGCTTAGCTTTAAAGATATCCGTCGAAATGGATATCATATTGAAACATTGAATGCAAACAATGTTGAATACCTTTGTATTACATCTATTATATGCGGCCAGAAGCAAATAAAAGAAAGATTACGTGCACTCTCCTCTGGAATGTATTGCACAATAATTAAAGCAATTGAGGCAAATACAGTCACAAACACGAAGTTTGTTGACAAGAAAAATTTCATATTGTGGCACGACCGACTTGGTCACCCTGGGAGTTCAATGATGCAAAGAATAATAAATAATACTCGTGGACATCCCCTAAAGAACCAAagagattattttaaatgatgagTTTTCATGTGTGGCCTGTTCACAAGGCAAACTCATTATAAGACCTTCCCCAATGAAGGTTGATATTGAAATTCCAACATTCTTGGAAAGAATCCATGGGGATATTTGTGGGCCTATACACCCATCATGTGGACCATTTCGATACTTCATGGTATTAATTGATGCCTCAACTAGGTGGTCACATGTTAGTTTGCTTGCAACTCGAAATATAGCTTTTTCAAAGCTACTTggtcaaattattaaattacgaGCTCAATTCCCTGATCACCCAATCAAGACAATTCGTCTTGATAATGCTGCTGAATTCAAGTCACAAGCATTTGATGATTTTTGTATATCAATTGGGATTTCAGTTGAGCATTCAGTTGCTCATGTTCATACACAAAATGGTCTTGCAGAATCATTTATTAAAAGATTGCAATTAATTGCAAGACCGCTACTCATGAAAACAAAACTACCATCTTCAGTCTGGGGTCATGCTATCATACACGCTGTATCACTAATTCGTGTAAGACCAACTAATTACCACCAATACTCACCTTTGCAGCTTGTGTATGGTCGAGAACCTGAAGTTTCTCACATTAGAATATTTGGTTGTGCGGTACAAGTACCTATCCCACCTACACAACGGACCAAAATGGGTCCACAACGTAGACTTGGAATTTATATGGGATATGACTCACCTTCTATCATTAGATATTTGGAGCCATTAACAGGCGACTTGTTTACCGCAAGATTTGCAGACTGTCATTTTGATGAAAGTGATTTTCCAACACTGGGAAGAGCAAAATTGTATCCAGAAGAACAACGAAAAATTTGTTGGAATGAGAAAACATTATCACATTATGATCCTCGAAACAATCAATGTGATCAAGAAGTTGGAAGGATCATTCACTTGCAAAGAATTGCTAATGAATTGCCTGATGCTTTTGTTAATACAAAAAATGTAACAAAGTCACACATACAAGTGGAAAATACTCCAGTAAAGATCGATGTCCCTACAGGACCATCTAATACTTCACCCGCAAATGAATCTAAAATACGCCAGAAACGTGGTCGACCGATTGGTTCGAAGGATACAGTACCTAGGAAAATAAAGGTGCAAGAAAAGCAAGAATTGAAAGCTCCAGAAGAAGCAACCTTACAGGATACAAcaagaaaaataaatgaaaCAGATGTGGATAATGTGATTCAGGGAGAACCAGAATCACATGAAAATATCGAGACTTCAACAAATTATTTGATATCTCGTAAAATATGGGATCGAAAAAAAACAAACATTGACAATGTTTTCACTCTTAATGTGGCCCTTGATATCACACAAGGTGTTAATGACCCCGAACCACAATCTGTTAAAGATTGTCAACAAAGAAATGACTGGCCGAAATGGAAGGAAGCTATACAAGCTGAATTAGATTCTCTAGAAAAACGTAAAGTGTTTGGACCCGTAGTTCAAACACCTAAAAATGTAGTCCCTGTAGGATACAAATGGGTGTTTGTACGAAAAAggaatgaaaatgatgaaattGTAAGATACAAAGCCAGACTTGTAGctcaaggtttttctcaaagacctGGAATCGACTATGAGGAAACATACTCACCTGTGATGGATGCCACCACTTTTCGATTTTTGATTAGCTTGGCTGTATCAGAAAATTTGGACATGCGACTAATGGATGTGGTCACTGCATATTTATATGGTTCACTTGATAAcgacatatacatgaaaatccctgaaggatttaaacCACCAGAAGCAAGTGATACAACCCCCAAGACCATGTTCTCAATAAAATTGCAAAAATCATTATACGGATTAAAACAATCCGGACGCATGTGGTACAATCGTCTTAGCAAGTTTCTACTACAAGAAGGTTATACAAATGATGTTATTTGCCCATGCGTTTTTACAAAAAGAACGGATGAGGGTTTTGCAATCGTGGCAGTATATGTCGATGATTTAAATCTTATAGGAACTCCCGAAGAGCTCACCAAAACTgccaattatttaaaaagtgaATTTGAGATGAAAGATTTGGGAAAGACAAAGTTCTGTCTTGGATTGCAAATTGAACATTTATCCGAAGGAATGTTTGTTCATCAATCTTCATACACAGAAAAGTTATTAAAACGCTTTTACATGGACAAAGCACACCCATTAGCATCACCAATGGTCGTCCGATCACTCGACACTAATAAAGATCCTTTCCGTCCACTTGAACATGGAGAAAAAATCATTGGTCCTGAAGTACCATATCTTAGTGCAATTGGTGCATTGTCATATCTTGCAAATTGCACTCGTCCAGATATAGCATTTTCTGTTAATCTCCTAGCAAGATATAGTTCTTCTCCAACCCGAAGACATTGGAATGGTGTGAAACACATATTTCGTTACCTTCGTGGTACAACTAACATGGTATTGCTTTATgcgaaaaaatcaaatttatcttTAATAGGATATGCAGATGCAGGCTATCTTTCAGATCCACATAAAGCCAAATCTCAAAcaggttatgtgtttacacgaGGGGGCACTGCTATTTCATGGAAGTCGACAAAGCAAACTTTAACAGCGACATCATCTAATCACTCTGAGATCATTGCAATGCATGAAGCAAGCCGAGAATGTATGTGGTTGAGGTCCGTAATCCAACATATTCAAGAATCATGCGGGTTACCAACAATGAAAGATAGTCCGACGACTATATTTGAAGATAATGCTGCTTGCATCGCACAACTAAAAGAAGGATATATCAAAGGTGATCGAACGAAACATATTTCGCCAAAGTTTTTCTACACACACGAACTTCAGAAGAAAGGTGATAttgatgtacaacaaattcGTTCTAGTGACAATGTAGCTGATTTATTCACAAAAGCGTTACCAACATCAACATTCAAGAAATTGGTGTACAAGATAGGGATGCATCAATTAACAGATCTTCGGTGATTGAAATCAGGGGGAGTATTAGTTGTTGTACTCTTTTTCCTTCGTTCAGGTTTTTCCCACTGGGTTTTACTGACAAGGTTTTAACGAGGCAACATTGGATTCTCCATCAATCATCTAAGGGGgagtgttatatatatatatataacatttaggtgattgatttgattgtaaTGTTCCTTTTATAGACTAACCTCTCTACATTATAAATAGAGGTGTTTAGTTGTAATAAGATGCACTTGTTTTCTCTCATTCTCTCTACTAAATTtataacaaaaattaaaattttgaatttgatatgtTTTAGTTCGAGTTTAATTcgaaattcaaaatttgaaaattgtttgTTCGAGTTCAGCTCGATATGTTTGAAATTATTTATGAACTATTTTCGAATAATAATGTTCGGTAAAGAAAAAGTTGGAAAACTCGAAATGTAAATAAACTTGAaatgtgtatatatttaatacataatcatgttgtaataataaattattaaagttCGAGAACAAGTGATCAAAATAAATTTGGCTAATCACATTATACATTATATTATCTATTGCTGAATAATCTTGATAACATTCTTAATGTCATTATAAATATTCTCTCAATCGATAAAATATAATAAGCGAAAAATTATAGAGATATAAGAGTTGCATAAACACTCCTACAATTAAAATCCTATATATGAAGCGATAAGAGTTGCATAAACACTCCTTTCAAACCACCGCACAAATGAATTTTGTAAAACGaatctggaaaaaaaaattattttttattataaatatagatcGAATCGTCTTACCTCGAACCTACTCATAAGGTTGATATGCAAGTTGAGTTGTTTGCAAATTACAAAATCAAGAAATACTTGCAAACGAAcatcatatatatgtatatatacactACGTTAGAAATGTTTGAAATCTTGTTCTTCaagaaagaaataaaagaaatgtTCGAATCCTATACAAAGAAAGTGGGCACAAACGCTACCAATTCATCTAAAATGAGGATCGTAAGAGACCATCATGGGATCGGGTACAATCAGAGGCAACTTGTCGATGTACATGAATAATCTCTTCTGATTTTCTCTAGAAATGGCTGATAAATCAACAATGTCACTTTTGCATGTGTAGATCCAAAGCTCCCCGGAATGCACTCTCTTCAGACAATCCCGACAGAATGGGCACGACTGGGATCGAGAACGCCTGTGGGACGAAGGAAAATTTCAAGAAACCGAAAACGTGATAAGCAGAAATGAAACCACATAAAAGTTTATGCTATGACAAATGGCATCTCCCATTATCCTTTTTTTGTGCGACAGACCTGATCTTTTAGTGTCTCGAGTCTAGTTCATTTGTAAGCGGAGCTTTTATTTCGGGTGTAGGGGACCTAATTTTTGTAGAGGTTAGATTGATTTTAAAGTGTTGTGTTAGCCACCTCGTATCCACATCACTCCGCCCCTTCTACGTTCGCTGAAATTCATAGCCTCGTACTTATAGGCATGGCAACCAAAACTCCTGCCGTCTAAAAAGAACCTGGTTTTTCACATTATCCAACCAAGTTACTAGTGTGAGTGAAGAACTCTCCGGGTCATTTAAACTCAATTTCTTGACACCAACTCTTAGATGCAACCATTTATGAATCCCTCGACAATTTCTATGACAGGCAAAAAGAAACTAAGcggaaaaataaatattcatgaACACTTCATAAGACAAACTTGAGCCGAAACTGTTCAACATTCATAATACGGCCTAATTGTAATAAACCTGCTCAGAATAGAAACAATTTATGTAAAATGCGAGTACAGTAATGTGCTTACCAGTTATTGTAGCACTTGATACACAAAGAATGACTGCAGCTGGGCAGGACAACCTTGGTTTTCATTTCCATGCAAATCCCACACTCTTCCTCTCTCTCCATTTCGATTTCAGACAGCTTGCCTTTGCTCATTTCATCTCTTCTCCTGTATTTTGTCGCACAAATCTCTTGTTGTTTCCTCTCTTCGACATCAGTTATTCCTCTTTGAAGTTGCAGCAAAGATGGAAATATCACACCTACCAAATTCATACCAGGTATTATACACTTTTCGAGTAGAGTGTCCGATCATAAGAGCGAGTCCAAAAGGAAAAACGCAACAGCAAAtaattttctgcacatgcaaaAGAATGTAAGATCGAAGCTTTAAATGACGCCCTCACCATAAAACTCCCGCAAACTAGCTTTCCGTTCATGAACCGACATGGTTGTCTTACCATCTTCATAGGCCTACAGTTACCAACATTTCATCAATTTTAACATAGCAATAATGCAATTCACATGAATCAGGGGAAAACTCATTAAATTTTGTATACTTTCTTTCGTAAAAGAATTCTAGTTCTCGCTGTCTTCAATATATAAAATCCAGGGGCGAATCCAAGAATTCAGAAACCACACTCCTACCAAAATGCCCCCACATAAATCACCAATTCGTCGAATTTACTAAGGCCGAAGTGTACCTTGTAAATAAGGATCCTAATCAAACCAAGTGCACCAGCAAGGTAACAATCAGTCCATTGAACAAGGAATAGAAAAACATGGGCACAAGGGCTGTAAGATAGCCTCATCTGCAGGCAGGCACCGTCGTAATCCCCAGGAAAATCCGAAGCCCTGTATCTCAAGAATACATAGAATGCATACAAAAAACAGAGCAACTATTTCAAACAACAAATTTGCTAGGAAAGTAAATTACAAGCAACTAAACCTTAATCAACCATTGATAATGTGTAAAATTAAAAAGGTGGGAGCTTATGATGAGTACTCAAACAAAGCTATAAAAGAAAACATCACCATCTTCTGAATCTTAAACCACAGCTTTTCTTTGGAAAACCAACAAATGATGAACACATAAATCCACCAAAAACAAAGAACCATGATATAGGGTCCATCTCATAAAAATTGGCTTCGAATTTGGATTTAAAATCAAGGAAGCTCACAGTATTTTCTTTGAAAAAAAGGTAATTAAAGTCCGCCTTTATATGATTCTGTCGAGggaaaaaaatctcaaaacatagaaaaaaaaaacagtccCCGCATCAAATCACCCAACCTAAAAGAGTAATAATACAGCAACAATTCAGGGAATGAAACACATACAGAGTGTTGGCATGTTGAATATCAGCTTCAAGCGATTTGAGAGAATCTTTAAAAGACTTCTTCATTACCATCCCCTCTTTGTTCTCTTACTCCCATTCAATACCCACCAAAATATCCACTTTATCTACCTTATAAACCACAAATTCCCCACTTCAAGAACACCCCAGAAAATCCCCCAACACCCCCAAGACTCCACCTTTTTTCATATAAAAACCCTACGCAGGAAACAAAAGAACAACAAACTCACAAAACCCACCAAGAAAAACCAAAAATCTTTGAATTTTTTACAATGTTTCGAAAGAGAACAAACTGGAATTTGGTAAAGGAGCAAGCTTTAGAACCGGGGGTTTCTTGGAAAAGAGACCAAAGAGCTCACAAACTGCACGCTCATGCTTTTTCGCTTGGACAACACGCTTCCCTTCGATTGTTGCTATTTGTTTGATGGATTTAaggtattttgtttttatttttttaaaatattttaattttaaaaattcttgTTTCAGTTGAGGGAGGAAATTGATGAAGTAATGGCGTTTGGTGGATGCCGAGTGTATCAGCCTTCCTAGTTATCTTTTATTTATGATGGtcactattttattttatttattttaattaaacaatttttcGCAAAGAAGCTTCACATTCCAACTGTCCAagaattaaatattataatctttcaaatcttaaatattaatataatctgCCCaaaaactcaataatttaatatttaaatattaatatatttgttGCCCATAGGTTACATTATACAACTTTGGTATTATGTTTGAACCATATCCATTTGGCTTGGGTCCATTTGTATATATAATATGTGTCACTTGacaaattaatatttattttgatatacctaacaaaattaaatttattatctTTAATATACTATCTCATTAACGTAGGGAGCCAAATGAAAATTATAATTGTATAATTTATCTATAATTACAATATCTTATcaagtttttaaattttgaaattactaaatattattttatctttatctacacttttaaatatttaattcattatatatttgtaatttaTCTATAACTACCTTATTATTTTTGAGTGACTAACTTCTTTTGTCTTTATCTAAacttttgaatatttaattcATCGTATCATCGATATCCGTGAGACGAGATCCATATATacagtgaaaaatatatttttcacataaaaaataataattttcatgatacagacatatgtctaacaaaattaatttatgagacgattttatatgaatttttGTGAAAATTGTATATAGGTGTATGTATAACATGCAAAAGACACGAGTATGTACTAGTGCCTCGGAGTTGGAATAATTATCATTAATTTTTGCATTTCTAAATTaagaattatataaaaaaaattaatgatgttGATAGATAAAGATGAACaaacatttttataatttaaaatattttaaaactttataAAATATGTACACTGCTATTTATTCTAATACCCTcgtgttttataatataaaataaaataaaacaaaaatataaatatatatatatatatatatatatatatatatatatatatatatatatatatatatatatatatatatacacacacacacaagtatAGATActatgtatgtatatgtttgTCTAGATACGGAATTATTTAAGGATGTAGCAA from Primulina eburnea isolate SZY01 chromosome 17, ASM2296580v1, whole genome shotgun sequence carries:
- the LOC140818554 gene encoding E3 ubiquitin-protein ligase AIRP2-like isoform X2; this translates as MVMKKSFKDSLKSLEADIQHANTLASDFPGDYDGACLQMRLSYSPCAHVFLFLVQWTDCYLAGALGLIRILIYKAYEDGKTTMSVHERKASLREFYGVIFPSLLQLQRGITDVEERKQQEICATKYRRRDEMSKGKLSEIEMEREEECGICMEMKTKVVLPSCSHSLCIKCYNNWRSRSQSCPFCRDCLKRVHSGELWIYTCKSDIVDLSAISRENQKRLFMYIDKLPLIVPDPMMVSYDPHFR
- the LOC140818224 gene encoding chlorophyll a-b binding protein CP29.1, chloroplastic-like; the protein is MAAASTAAAAASSFIGTRLPVSRSGSVRVQARFSFGKKKKAAAKKPAKKFSTDRPLWYPGATAPDYLDGSLIGDYGFDPFGLGKPAEYLQFELDSLDQNLAKNPAGDIIGTRTEAADVKSTPFQPYSEVFGLQRFRECELIHGRWAMLATLGAITVEWLTGVTWQDAGKVELVDGSSYLGLPLPFSMTTLIWIEVLVIGYIEFQRNAELDPEKRLYPGGSYFDPLGLASDPEKKATLQLAEIKHARLAMVGFLGFAVQAAATGKGPLNNWATHLSDPLHTTIFDTFGFFS
- the LOC140818554 gene encoding E3 ubiquitin-protein ligase AIRP2-like isoform X1; amino-acid sequence: MVMKKSFKDSLKSLEADIQHANTLYRASDFPGDYDGACLQMRLSYSPCAHVFLFLVQWTDCYLAGALGLIRILIYKAYEDGKTTMSVHERKASLREFYGVIFPSLLQLQRGITDVEERKQQEICATKYRRRDEMSKGKLSEIEMEREEECGICMEMKTKVVLPSCSHSLCIKCYNNWRSRSQSCPFCRDCLKRVHSGELWIYTCKSDIVDLSAISRENQKRLFMYIDKLPLIVPDPMMVSYDPHFR